One Brassica napus cultivar Da-Ae chromosome C4, Da-Ae, whole genome shotgun sequence genomic region harbors:
- the LOC106428343 gene encoding uncharacterized protein LOC106428343: MAKNSQSSSKNQEKKKGNRVCEKIFRAVTSPVRTVRRISTKPSPNHHHHQAEAVRVKFSETAKPVTNIEQKKTLITRVETTLKTDERFTDYIKKAKLKIRAPTRNDDVSDTSEKDTRDDHHHHHHVPISRVSRESSSGRSSDRFSEYINKAKMKFRSSSTVVRANTTHDSFKYQ, encoded by the coding sequence ATGGCAAAGAACTCACAGAGCAGCAGCAAGAaccaggagaagaagaaaggaaacagAGTGTGTGAGAAGATCTTCAGAGCAGTGACGAGTCCTGTACGAACCGTTCGCCGCATTTCCACTAAACCTTCAccgaaccaccaccaccaccaagcAGAGGCTGTCCGCGTCAAGTTCTCTGAGACAGCCAAACCCGTAACAAACATCGAGCAGAAGAAGACGCTGATCACTCGAGTAGAGACAACGCTGAAAACAGACGAGAGGTTCACCGACTATATAAAGAAAGCGAAGCTGAAGATAAGGGCACCGACGAGGAATGATGATGTGTCGGATACAAGTGAAAAAGATACACGTGATgatcatcatcaccaccaccatGTACCTATCTCTCGTGTATCGAGAGAGAGTAGCAGTGGGAGATCATCAGATCGTTTCTCTGAGTACATAAACAAGGCGAAGATGAAGTTCAGGTCATCTTCTACCGTCGTTCGTGCGAACACAACTCACGATTCTTTCAAGTATCAATGA